A region of Antedon mediterranea chromosome 8, ecAntMedi1.1, whole genome shotgun sequence DNA encodes the following proteins:
- the LOC140056026 gene encoding small ribosomal subunit protein eS25-like, with product MCITLLIVAIKSTMPPKQQQKGGTSKKSDKPKSSGGKAKKKKWSKGKVRDKLNNLVLFDKATYDKFYKEVPSYKLITPSVVSERLKIRGSLARKALEEMLRKGLIKEVVRHHSQVIYTRNTKAADEA from the exons ATGTGCATAACCCTCTTAATCGTCGCGATCAAAAGCACGATG CCACCAAAACAGCAACAGAAGGGAGGAACTTCCAAGAAGTCTGACAAGCCAAAGAGCTCTGGCGGAAAGGCCAAAAAGAAG AAGTGGTCAAAAGGAAAGGTCAGGGATAAGCTCAACAATCTTGTGCTGTTTGACAAAGCAACTTATGATAAATTCTACAAAGAGGTACCAAGCTATAAGCTCATCACCCCATCTGTCGTGTCAGAAAGATTGAAGATCAGGGGATCCCTAGCAAGGAAAGCTCTTGAGGAAATGCTCAGAAAAG ggCTGATCAAGGAAGTAGTGAGACATCACTCGCAAGTTATTTACACAAGAAACACAAAAGCTGCCGATGAAGCATAA
- the LOC140057745 gene encoding uncharacterized protein, producing MASSLSKPLLETLYISTIQPCSDYAITVWGNTTELNKNILKRHQKRAARIVTNNFDYINVRGDNIIQNLSWQTLEEKRDFSLACLMYKCVYGLAPIRLVNEIELIRDIHTHLTRGVENLNVTIPKYTLSLIQSLGCQEKKGFVATETHECARTCEYPTRPKVCEYVLDVRWFYSMSVYCFDCPILSDDCSLDRCLTLDGVSRPSVTTNYTIPGPTIEVCEGDTVQVKLLNNLQDRGAMTIHWYGMHQEGTNWMDGVSMITQCPVASSSSFVYEFTASPAGTHWYHGHSGYMRNDGMYGALIVKQAMQYEYNSHLYDFDLPEHVMMIADWKERPTLSTYLMADSPTKYVDSESQKFSILINGRAQEDAFYDDHGDVYYTPLSTFEVKEGMTYRFRMINAAFALCNLVVSIQSHPLTVVAVDGSEVVPTEVDSILIAPGERYDFLLKATAKPASYCIYYAGSEDTICVDDGVAILKYTAGSNVEPSCYPVIKTPDTLTDTPRFSVLDALPLERNFDEALYNVDATHYIALNYYIEKIYAPDGRDNGIGNDLSNFRIDNIAFSYPSSPIVFSRESAETCEPFHAAMFKACNETLCRCTSIIKIPLGKVIEFVLINQNDASYSFHMHGTSFRVLGSETLGDIQHVAKPSIEKQDSEGLLPRLSPDRALIKDTINVPELGYVIIRWKADNPGYWFFHSLPNSHLETGQATILQVGETYEIAQPPSNMPSCGAYQP from the exons ATGGCTAGTAGTTTAAGTAAACCGTTACTAGAAACTCTATATATAAGTACAATTCAGCCTTGTAGTGATTATGCTATAACAGTCTGGGGAAATACGACagagttaaacaaaaatattttaaagcgaCATCAAAAAAGAGCTGCTCGAATTGTAACTAACAACTTCGATTATATTAATGTAAGGGGTGACAACATCATCCAGAACCTATCGTGGCAAACTCTTGAAGAGAAACGAGATTTCTCCCTAGCATgtctaatgtataaatgtgtttacgGCCTTGCACCAATTAGATTagtaaatgaaattgaattgattcgCGATATTCACACCCACTTAACACGTGGAGTAGAAAATTTGAATGTAACAATACCTAAATACACCCTTA GTTTAATCCAAAGTTTGGGATGTCAAGAAAAGAAAGGATTTGTGGCTACTGAAACTCACGAATGTGCTCGTACGTGTGAATATCCAACAAGGCCAAAAGTGTGTGAATATGTATTAGATGTCCGCTGGTtttactctatgtctgtttacTGCTTTGATTGTCCTATTCTCAGTGATGACTGTTCCTTAGATAGATGTCTGACACTTGACGGTGTCTCTAGACCTTCCGTCACTACTAATTACACTATACCCGGACCAACCATTGAG GTGTGTGAAGGTGATACTGTTCAAGTAAAGTTACTTAACAATCTACAAGATAGAGGAGCAATGACGATACATTGGTATGGAATGCACCAAGAAGGAACCAACTGGATGGATGGTGTATCCATGATTACGCAATGTCCAGTCGCATCTTCATCTTCGTTTGTTTATGAATTCACAGCAAGTCCAGCAGGAACTCACTGGTATCACGGACACTCTGGTTACATGAGAAATGATGGTATGTATGGAGCGCTGATTGTAAAACAGGCGATGCAATACGAATACAATAGTCATTTATATGACTTTGATCTTCCGGAACATGTGATGATGATAGCTGACTGGAAGGAAAGACCAACTCTGAGTACATACTTGATGGCAGATAGTCCGACGAAATACGTAGATTCTGAATCCCAGAAGTTTTCAATACTCATAAATGGGAGAGCACAAGAAGACGCCTTCTACGATGATCATGGTGACGTTTATTATACACCTCTGTCAACATTTGAAGTCAAAGAAGGAATGACGTATCGTTTCCGAATGATCAATGCTGCCTTTGCTCTGTGTAACCTTGTAGTATCAATTCAATCACATCCGTTGACGGTAGTCGCAGTAGACGGATCTGAAGTAGTACCTACAGAAGTCGATTCAATTCTTATAGCTCCAGGCGAAAG ATACGATTTCTTGTTGAAGGCTACTGCTAAGCCAGCATCGTACTGTATATACTACGCTGGAAGCGAAGATACTATATGTGTTGATGATGGAGTTGCCATTTTGAAGTACACTGCTGGTTCCAATGTAGAGCCTTCTTGCTATCCTGTTATCAAAACCCCAGATACTCTTACAGATACACCACGTTTCTCAGTACTTGATGCACTGCCTTTGG AACGTAATTTCGATGAAGCCTTGTACAATGTAGATGCCACACACTATATTgcattgaattattatattgaGAAAATCTACGCTCCTGATGGACGAGATAATGGTATTGGCAATGATCTCAGTAATTTTAGAATTGACAATATTGCCTTTTCGTATCCAAGTTCTCCAATTGTGTTCAGTCGAGAATCCGCTGAAACCTGCGAACCATTTCACGCCGCTATGTTTAAAGCTTGTAACGAAACGTTGTGCAGATGTACAAGTATTATAAAAATACCACTTGGAAAG gtCATTGAATTTGTTCTTATCAATCAAAATGACGCCTCATACTCGTTCCATATGCACGGTACCTCATTCAGAGTTCTAGGCTCCGAGACACTAGGAGATATTCAACACGTTGCAAAACCTAGCATCGAAAAACAAGACTCAGAAG GATTATTGCCAAGACTATCGCCAGATAGGGCTCTAATTAAAGACACCATTAATGTTCCTGAACTGGGTTATGTCATTATAAGATGGAAGGCGGACAATCCAGGCTACTGGTTTTTCCACTCTTTGCCAAATAGTCATTTAGAA ACAGGCCAAGCTACGATTCTACAAGTTGGTGAAACTTACGAAATTGCTCAACCGCCTAGCAACATGCCTTCATGTGGTGCATATCAACCATAA
- the LOC140056576 gene encoding monocarboxylate transporter 3-like, giving the protein MAGGTSRRRPTYTAPPDGDWGWVVVIGSFVCMFIAFGFPRNLGLFIEPIVDDFESTTGPIGLIVSLPITLLLTTGPISGILCKKVGSRLTCMLGGILACLGLGIAFSTTNELWLGIGLGLLPGVGLGLAYTASVVIVSRYFEKKFIIANGLIFLGGPISFLICPIMGESLMEAYGWRRTILLWCGMVLNLVVGGTLMKPVFLLRDLEVNQYNSNEYELLETDHCANTDIEPNGNHQENRIWKKLKDTASYCGLELFRDNLMFDLIMVIIFLNGFSYDSWLIFVIPQAEELDIPDEISALILTFAGIGSVVGRLSQIGILHWKLLSTYNTWLFANVLAALALIMDPLFQNMYSIVTFSVIYGVATGIKMPLAPVLVRDFVGIEKIHVAFGWLNLARGVGALLGGTSMGMLHSYYDSYRQPFIVVAVVQSMAAVLLIFKPRDFGRQ; this is encoded by the exons GATCATTTGTTTGCATGTTTATAGCATTTGGGTTCCCTAGGAATTTAGGCTTATTCATCGAGCCGATCGTCGACGACTTTGAAAGCACTACTGGACCAATTGGACTCATTGTATCACTACCTATTACACTACTTCTGACAACAG GTCCAATTTCGggtatattatgtaaaaaggTTGGTAGTCGGTTGACCTGTATGCTTGGAGGAATACTCGCTTGCCTGGGACTGGGAATTGCTTTTTCCACGACGAATGAACTATGGCTTGGTATAGGTCTAGGCCTTCTGCCAG gcgTAGGACTGGGACTTGCCTACACCGCAAGTGTCGTTATTGTCAGTCggtattttgaaaaaaagtttatCATTGCAAATGGATTGATTTTTCTTGGTGGACCCATCAGTTTTCTAATCTGTCCAATCATGGGTGAG agttTGATGGAGGCGTATGGATGGAGACGAACCATACTGCTGTGGTGTGGAATGGTTCTCAATCTAGTCGTCGGGGGAACCTTGATGAAACCCGTTTTCCTTCTAAGAGATCTTGAAGTAAACCAGTATAACAGTAATGAGTATGAACTACTGGAAACAGACCATTGCGCAAATACAGATATTGAACCAAATGGAAACCACCAAGAAAACCGCATTTGGAAAAAGTTAAAAGATACTGCCTCGTATTGCGGCCTGGAGTTATTTCGAGATAACTTAATGTTTGATCTTATAATGgtaattatatttttgaatGGATTTTCTTATGACTCATGGCTGATTTTTGTAATTCCACAAGCTGAAGAATTAGACATTCCAGATGAGATATCGGCCTTGATTCTTACCTTTGCTGGTATTGGCTCGGTTGTTGGCAGACTGTCACAAATTGGTATCCTCCATTGGAAATTACTCTCAACATATAATACTTGGCTGTTTGCCAACGTACTCGCCGCATTGGCTCTAATAATGGACCCATTGTTTCAGAATATGTATAGCATTGTTACATTTTCTGTAATATACGGTGTTGCCACTGGTATCAAGATGCCACTGGCGCCCGTTTTAGTTCGGGATTTTGTTGGAATTGAGAAAATTCACGTTGCGTTTGGATGGTTGAACCTAGCAAGAGGTGTGGGCGCTCTTTTAGGAGGAACTTCAATGG gcatgcTACATTCGTACTACGACAGTTATCGCCAGCCGTTTATTGTTGTAGCTGTTGTACAGTCAATGGCGGCAGTCTTGTTGATCTTTAAACCTCGTGATTTTGGAAGACAATGA